A window of Candidatus Saccharibacteria bacterium contains these coding sequences:
- a CDS encoding AIPR family protein, whose amino-acid sequence MNSVKSLEDFSQDIHQQVIATADIEGEEAFREDKFTELMIEYLTDAGEVDDGIVCSYRAKGLQVNGYSLSEDEEVFDIFISKYTSVTPPETVASADVVAGFKRGLNFVDKALTGLYESLEEASPVFDLAQRIYDVRKSVTKVRLMYLTDGLVKDVKHKDTELNGVIVSYHLWDIERLYKVWTSGKKRETIEIDFEQRFGHAIPCLKMPKGNPDYTTYLAIFPASVLVDLYGEYGTRLLERNVRSFLQARGQVNSGIRRTILEEPYMFLAYNNGIAGTSEMIQILEQSDGGLAIKSLRDFQIVNGAQTTASLYHATKKDKADVSEVFVQVKLTVIDDLGKMDDFVPLISQYSNSQNKVQTADFSANDPFHREIEELSRTIWAPAQQGTQRQTRWYYERARGQYTDDKNREGTPARKKAFELVNPNSQKFTKTDLAKFENTWDQLPYLVSRGAQKNFREFTIRLKDRHGRSPNQTYFQRLAAKALMFRAAEKIVQARKYGGYRANIVTYTLALISHLSAQRLDLDSIWKNQMLSPALRDAIDSISEVVFDHIVNAPGNANVTEWCKKEECWKQLKNKGIVLPSALSAELLTANHKVEDVASGKGEWEETEADGVDTAAVTGVGADVWFQLSSWAKETDNLQPWQRGIAYSVGQLLARGRKPSRKQTQHSVKILEEAKRLGFNTQDANKSY is encoded by the coding sequence ATGAATAGTGTTAAAAGTCTGGAAGATTTCAGCCAGGATATTCACCAGCAGGTAATTGCCACTGCAGATATCGAAGGTGAGGAGGCATTCCGGGAAGATAAGTTCACTGAGCTGATGATAGAATATCTCACTGATGCCGGCGAGGTTGATGATGGTATCGTCTGTTCTTACCGGGCCAAGGGCCTACAGGTAAACGGATACAGCCTAAGTGAGGACGAAGAGGTATTTGATATATTCATCAGTAAGTATACCTCTGTTACACCACCCGAAACAGTCGCATCAGCAGATGTGGTTGCCGGCTTCAAGCGCGGCCTTAACTTTGTTGATAAAGCACTGACAGGACTTTACGAATCACTTGAGGAAGCTTCACCGGTTTTTGACTTGGCACAACGGATTTACGATGTCAGGAAGTCCGTCACAAAAGTGCGGCTGATGTATCTGACCGATGGACTTGTCAAAGATGTTAAGCACAAAGACACTGAGTTGAATGGCGTCATAGTTTCTTACCATCTATGGGATATTGAGCGTCTCTATAAAGTCTGGACTTCGGGTAAAAAGCGGGAGACGATAGAGATTGACTTTGAGCAGCGCTTCGGCCACGCAATTCCGTGTTTGAAAATGCCTAAAGGCAACCCTGATTACACCACCTACCTGGCAATATTTCCGGCAAGTGTTCTGGTTGATCTGTACGGGGAATATGGCACACGCTTATTGGAAAGAAATGTCCGTTCGTTTCTACAGGCAAGAGGCCAGGTCAATTCGGGTATTCGACGAACTATTTTAGAAGAACCGTACATGTTTCTTGCTTATAACAATGGAATAGCCGGTACATCTGAAATGATTCAGATTTTAGAGCAGTCCGATGGCGGGCTGGCGATAAAGAGCTTGCGTGACTTCCAGATTGTAAACGGTGCTCAGACTACAGCCTCGCTCTACCATGCAACCAAAAAGGACAAAGCAGATGTCTCTGAAGTATTCGTACAGGTAAAACTGACTGTTATTGACGATCTGGGCAAAATGGATGACTTTGTGCCACTTATCTCTCAATATTCAAACAGCCAGAACAAAGTTCAGACAGCTGATTTTTCAGCTAACGATCCGTTTCACCGTGAGATTGAGGAGCTTTCACGCACCATCTGGGCTCCGGCGCAACAGGGCACACAACGTCAGACTCGCTGGTATTATGAGCGCGCACGTGGTCAGTACACTGACGATAAAAACCGCGAAGGTACGCCTGCTCGTAAAAAAGCATTCGAGCTGGTCAACCCCAATTCTCAGAAATTTACCAAAACTGACCTTGCAAAGTTTGAGAACACCTGGGATCAGTTGCCATATCTCGTAAGCCGAGGTGCGCAGAAAAACTTCCGGGAATTCACTATACGACTCAAAGATCGGCATGGTCGTTCGCCTAATCAGACTTATTTCCAGCGCCTTGCTGCGAAAGCACTGATGTTCAGGGCAGCTGAAAAGATAGTTCAGGCGCGTAAATACGGTGGCTATCGTGCCAATATTGTTACGTACACATTGGCGCTCATTTCACATCTTTCTGCTCAGCGTCTCGACCTTGATAGTATTTGGAAGAACCAGATGCTTTCGCCGGCGCTTCGTGATGCCATTGACAGTATTTCAGAAGTTGTTTTTGATCATATCGTAAATGCTCCTGGTAATGCTAACGTTACAGAATGGTGTAAAAAAGAAGAGTGCTGGAAGCAGTTAAAAAATAAGGGGATTGTGCTACCGTCGGCGCTGAGCGCTGAGCTTCTGACTGCCAACCACAAAGTTGAGGATGTTGCGTCAGGCAAGGGCGAATGGGAAGAAACCGAGGCTGATGGCGTTGACACCGCTGCAGTTACGGGCGTAGGCGCTGATGTCTGGTTCCAGTTATCGTCATGGGCGAAGGAAACAGACAACCTACAGCCTTGGCAGCGCGGTATTGCCTACTCAGTGGGCCAATTACTCGCCCGAGGACGGAAGCCATCACGCAAACAAACCCAACATAGTGTTAAAATACTTGAGGAAGCAAAGCGCTTAGGCTTTAATACACAAGATGCAAATAAGAGTTACTGA
- a CDS encoding DNA cytosine methyltransferase encodes MRVTDDIPVIDLFAGPGGLSEGFASFTPSGTTGNPFNITASVEMDAWAHQTLELRSFFHEFHGNAPDEYYQYLRQEITKDELFDLYPIQAAAAKKRAILAELGNKEHDVLITQRLNQVFEDNPDKPWVLIGGPPCQAYSVIGRSRRQANGAGLQKQEEDNRNFLYLEYLKIIANYKPAVFVMENVKGMLSARVNGKQIFHEILKDLRHPKDALEDSNVPGYKHNGLEYKIYSLVVSKDDGSELKPTDYIIQSENYGVGQMRHRVILLGIRSDIDVKPRTLTPREDKVTVESLLADLPKLRSSFTRPAGGAEEWYDFLADINKQEWYKQYKPAVENGSPVDAKALKVKMDECLKAIRSDLSTGSEFAEADVKSAYRSDWFNDPKIGGVVNHIARGHMKEDLYRYFFAAAYTSAFGRSPRMKDFPTQLLPKHKNVGRSLDKGAFDDRFRVQQTDRPATTITCHISKDGHYNIHYDASQCRSLTVREAARLQSFPDNYYFVGPRTQQYHQVGNAVPPLLASQIADIVYDVVSQVPRVISRQETLQEIDMSPARSSELKVAKV; translated from the coding sequence ATAAGAGTTACTGATGATATCCCTGTTATAGATTTGTTCGCCGGCCCCGGTGGGTTGAGTGAAGGCTTCGCTTCCTTCACCCCCTCAGGCACGACCGGCAATCCCTTCAATATAACCGCCTCTGTTGAAATGGATGCATGGGCGCATCAGACCCTTGAACTTCGGAGCTTCTTTCACGAGTTTCATGGTAACGCTCCGGACGAGTACTATCAGTATCTGCGACAGGAGATCACAAAAGATGAGCTATTCGATCTCTACCCGATACAGGCAGCGGCTGCTAAAAAGCGCGCAATACTGGCAGAGCTCGGCAATAAAGAACACGACGTCCTTATTACCCAGCGACTGAACCAGGTCTTCGAAGATAATCCGGATAAACCGTGGGTGCTGATCGGTGGACCACCTTGCCAGGCTTATTCGGTCATTGGCCGGTCCCGCCGCCAAGCAAACGGTGCGGGCCTGCAGAAACAGGAGGAGGATAATCGAAACTTCCTGTATCTGGAATACCTGAAGATCATTGCCAACTATAAACCTGCTGTTTTCGTGATGGAAAACGTAAAAGGCATGCTGTCTGCGAGAGTTAACGGTAAACAGATTTTTCATGAGATACTGAAAGATCTTCGCCACCCCAAAGATGCACTGGAAGATTCCAATGTTCCGGGCTATAAGCATAACGGGCTGGAATATAAGATTTATTCTCTGGTTGTATCAAAAGACGATGGCTCAGAGCTCAAACCGACCGATTACATCATTCAATCTGAAAACTATGGCGTGGGCCAGATGCGTCACCGTGTAATACTCCTCGGAATTCGCAGTGATATTGATGTTAAACCACGAACCCTCACGCCACGAGAAGATAAAGTTACTGTAGAAAGTCTGCTTGCCGATCTGCCTAAGCTCAGAAGCTCATTTACTCGTCCGGCAGGCGGTGCCGAGGAATGGTACGATTTCCTGGCGGACATAAATAAACAGGAATGGTACAAACAGTATAAACCGGCTGTTGAGAACGGTAGCCCCGTAGATGCGAAAGCCCTCAAAGTAAAAATGGATGAGTGTTTGAAAGCGATTCGCAGCGACCTCAGTACCGGCAGTGAGTTTGCGGAGGCGGATGTGAAGTCGGCATACAGGTCCGACTGGTTCAATGACCCGAAAATCGGAGGTGTCGTTAACCATATTGCGCGGGGACACATGAAGGAAGACCTGTACCGGTATTTCTTCGCTGCTGCTTATACCAGTGCATTCGGAAGGTCACCACGCATGAAGGACTTTCCTACGCAGTTATTGCCGAAGCATAAGAATGTGGGTAGATCACTCGATAAAGGTGCATTCGATGACAGATTCCGGGTCCAGCAGACTGATCGACCAGCGACTACCATCACATGCCATATATCCAAAGATGGCCACTACAATATTCACTACGATGCATCTCAATGTCGCAGTTTGACCGTGCGCGAAGCCGCACGACTTCAATCATTCCCTGATAACTATTACTTCGTCGGCCCGCGCACACAGCAGTACCACCAGGTGGGAAACGCCGTTCCGCCACTGCTGGCCTCACAAATCGCGGACATAGTTTACGATGTCGTCAGTCAAGTACCACGAGTCATAAGTCGGCAGGAAACACTCCAGGAAATTGATATGTCACCGGCCAGATCATCCGAATTAAAAGTTGCTAAAGTTTAA
- a CDS encoding restriction endonuclease, whose product MSTEFRSPDIPNAPLIVDAVYKADASSAGGFDCLPELLGCGNRGGFRRVGSAAKGYKFVVLYSSLGDPDWPDSIDYYNGMVTYYGDNKNAGADLHGTALGGNQFLRDIFDALHQQQYEKIPPVFLFTKGANGRDVIFRGLLIPGKAGVTSTEDLVAVWKMKKGQRFQNYRAIFTVLNEPVVTREWIRDLHDENTESVNAPKHWLKWRLGQKVPPPLTAERTVDNRTKEEQLPQEPAGLEILNRIHGAFTDDSYGFEKCAAELVKLMDKNVASYDLTRRTRDGGRDATGEYKIGLEDNSIKVEFAIEAKCYSIRSSVGVRETSRLISRLRHRQVGFLVTTSYVNDQAYKEIIEDGHPVVIISGGDIVRILEGAGYNDTKSVEKWLRSLKED is encoded by the coding sequence ATGAGTACAGAGTTCAGATCACCAGATATCCCAAATGCGCCGCTGATTGTTGATGCTGTTTATAAAGCTGATGCAAGTTCAGCTGGCGGATTTGACTGTCTGCCGGAATTGCTCGGTTGCGGCAATCGCGGCGGTTTTCGCCGGGTAGGAAGCGCGGCAAAAGGCTACAAATTTGTGGTACTTTACTCATCCCTAGGTGACCCGGACTGGCCGGATTCGATAGATTACTACAACGGCATGGTGACCTACTACGGCGATAATAAAAATGCTGGTGCCGATCTGCACGGCACAGCTCTTGGTGGCAACCAGTTCTTGCGCGATATTTTTGACGCTCTGCACCAGCAACAGTACGAAAAGATACCTCCTGTATTTCTCTTCACAAAAGGTGCCAACGGACGCGATGTAATTTTCAGAGGTCTGCTTATTCCGGGCAAGGCCGGCGTAACCAGCACAGAAGATCTTGTAGCGGTGTGGAAGATGAAAAAAGGCCAGCGTTTCCAGAACTATCGTGCCATTTTTACAGTTCTGAATGAACCGGTTGTAACGCGTGAGTGGATTAGGGATCTGCACGATGAAAATACAGAATCTGTTAATGCGCCGAAGCACTGGCTTAAATGGCGACTGGGTCAGAAGGTGCCGCCACCTCTAACTGCCGAAAGAACTGTAGATAACCGTACTAAAGAGGAGCAATTGCCTCAAGAGCCGGCTGGTTTGGAAATTTTGAATAGAATACACGGAGCATTTACTGATGACAGCTACGGCTTTGAAAAATGTGCCGCAGAACTTGTCAAATTAATGGATAAAAATGTGGCAAGCTATGACCTGACGCGCAGAACGAGAGATGGTGGTCGTGACGCAACCGGTGAATATAAGATAGGCTTGGAGGATAATTCCATCAAAGTAGAGTTTGCTATTGAAGCCAAGTGCTACTCTATCCGTAGTTCAGTCGGTGTCAGGGAGACTTCCAGATTGATCTCCCGCTTAAGACACAGGCAGGTTGGCTTCCTTGTTACAACTTCTTATGTCAATGACCAGGCCTACAAGGAAATCATTGAAGATGGTCACCCCGTTGTGATTATATCCGGAGGCGATATCGTAAGGATACTTGAGGGTGCAGGCTATAATGATACAAAATCTGTAGAAAAATGGCTACGGAGCCTAAAAGAAGATTAA
- the vsr gene encoding DNA mismatch endonuclease Vsr gives MDRITKEHRSWNMSRIRGKDTAPEMLVRKYLYAHGIRYRLHAKLPGKPDVVIRKNNSVLFINGCFWHGHNNCKYAVTPKSNTDFWQSKISGNVERDQRNRQQLEADGWKVLTVWECELEKDRDRTLQNILSFMKE, from the coding sequence ATGGACCGAATTACCAAAGAGCACCGTAGCTGGAACATGTCACGCATACGCGGTAAGGATACCGCACCTGAAATGCTGGTTCGTAAGTATTTGTATGCTCATGGCATCAGGTACCGGCTTCATGCAAAACTTCCAGGCAAACCGGATGTTGTAATACGGAAGAATAACTCAGTTCTGTTTATTAATGGCTGCTTCTGGCATGGCCATAACAACTGTAAATATGCAGTTACTCCAAAGTCCAATACTGACTTCTGGCAAAGTAAAATCAGCGGCAACGTAGAGAGAGATCAAAGGAACCGCCAGCAGCTTGAGGCCGACGGCTGGAAAGTTTTAACAGTCTGGGAGTGTGAACTTGAAAAGGATCGCGACCGGACGCTGCAAAATATACTTAGTTTTATGAAGGAGTAG
- a CDS encoding Hsp20/alpha crystallin family protein codes for MFDLIRRPTDALGLSTFEEIDKLVDNFWRSVGMTSSSFSLPSVDIYSQDDKHMVVEMQAPGFDPEDIELNVRNGVLEVRGEKAEKDEQKDGKKSYMVRERNASFARRVVLPEGADADNITAELDKGLLKVTVPVIRPEAKRIEIAASKNKGKARLASLTNTKSETK; via the coding sequence ATGTTTGATTTAATTCGTCGTCCAACCGACGCACTTGGCTTATCTACCTTTGAAGAAATTGACAAGCTAGTAGACAACTTCTGGCGTTCGGTGGGAATGACCAGCAGTTCATTTAGCTTGCCCTCGGTAGACATTTATAGCCAAGACGATAAACATATGGTTGTAGAGATGCAAGCTCCAGGTTTTGACCCAGAGGACATTGAGTTAAATGTCCGCAATGGTGTCTTGGAAGTCCGTGGTGAGAAAGCTGAAAAGGACGAGCAGAAAGATGGTAAGAAAAGCTATATGGTTCGTGAACGCAATGCCAGCTTTGCCCGTCGGGTAGTCTTACCTGAAGGTGCCGACGCTGACAACATAACAGCAGAATTGGACAAAGGCTTACTTAAAGTAACAGTGCCTGTGATACGTCCAGAAGCTAAGCGGATTGAAATTGCTGCGTCCAAAAATAAGGGCAAGGCTAGGCTGGCTTCGCTTACTAATACTAAGTCGGAAACTAAGTAG
- a CDS encoding YggT family protein, with protein MMRMTIAISGFINFLFGLIEGLLGLRVILKLFGANAAASFVNWVYNVTAPLLAPFKGAFPVPALEGGFVIEFTALFAMLVYALVTYLLLELVAQTNLLSTKRLKTNQKRS; from the coding sequence ATGATGAGAATGACTATAGCTATTTCCGGCTTTATCAACTTCTTGTTTGGCCTCATTGAAGGGTTGCTTGGACTAAGAGTAATCCTTAAGCTGTTTGGTGCTAATGCCGCCGCATCGTTTGTAAACTGGGTTTACAACGTCACGGCACCGTTACTCGCACCATTTAAGGGTGCTTTCCCGGTACCGGCCCTTGAAGGAGGCTTTGTGATTGAGTTTACTGCTTTGTTCGCTATGTTGGTTTACGCTTTAGTTACGTACCTGTTACTTGAGCTTGTAGCTCAGACTAATTTACTAAGCACAAAGCGACTCAAGACTAACCAGAAACGCTCATAA
- a CDS encoding ATP-dependent Clp protease ATP-binding subunit, whose translation MANGICDICNQRPASHTVTTTRNGRREVVELCSQDYTRVRSQGASSPFDSLFGGNSLFNMFDNLPSDFGGLSSDMGYPLPRDREATNLEDFLSDHAKEIIQQAAETTVKFGRREVDTEHLLYALADSVVTAEVLKQFKLTKEDLKGYIEANAPKGSEKEPDEGQVEVTVSPRIKSVLENAFQTARELGHGYIGPEHLLIALAEEDEGMAGDVLRKYGLTSQALRQKTVKVVGKGAKEGRVESKSTTPQLDKYSRDLSELARSGKLDPVIGRAKEIETTIEILARRTKNNPVLIGEPGVGKTAIVEGLAQRIHNGKVPEVLKDKRVVEVNLNAMVAGSKYRGEFEERIKAVVDEIVEHKDELIVFVDELHTIVGAGQGGGEGGLDVSNVLKPALARGELHLIGATTLNEYQKYIEKDAALERRFQPVFVPEPTVEQTIEILRGLRDKYEAHHKIKISDEAIVAAAELSDRYVSNRFLPDKAIDLIDQAASRVRIGADTYSQDIKEKEADIAKLKREQEYATTHKQFEEAKNLEQQIKGKSSEKDKLTQEWRQKKGVTSREVLVEHVAQIVANITGIPVSELTQEEKEKLLKMEERLHERVIGQEEAITAVSNAVRLNRAGLSEGSKPIATFLFLGPSGVGKTELAKALAWVVFGDEDAVTRIDMSEYMERHSVARLIGSPPGYVGYDEGGQLTERVRRRPYSVLLLDEIEKAHPDVYNVLLQVFDDGRLTDGKSRVVDFTNTLIIATSNLGSDLIQNNLKNGKNIKSYDKLKDDLMDVLRGHFRPEFINRIDEVIVFHSLTKEQIKLIVELQLERVKRTARGQGIELSFDASLVDYLADAGYQPEYGARELKRRIKTDVENKLATEILGGKVSEGSTVTFAYDSKEGVSLRPAKSSKEKKAVKGK comes from the coding sequence ATGGCAAATGGAATATGTGATATCTGCAACCAGCGACCAGCCTCTCATACCGTTACGACTACCCGTAATGGCCGACGAGAGGTAGTGGAGCTATGCAGTCAGGATTATACCCGTGTTCGAAGCCAGGGGGCTTCCTCTCCTTTTGATTCGTTATTTGGCGGTAACAGCCTATTCAATATGTTTGATAATCTCCCTAGTGACTTTGGTGGCTTAAGCTCTGATATGGGCTACCCGTTGCCTCGTGATAGAGAAGCCACTAACCTGGAAGATTTCTTGAGCGATCACGCTAAGGAGATTATCCAACAGGCTGCCGAGACTACCGTAAAATTTGGCCGCCGTGAAGTAGATACAGAACACTTGCTGTATGCCTTGGCCGACAGTGTTGTAACCGCTGAAGTTCTAAAGCAGTTTAAGCTGACTAAAGAGGACTTAAAAGGCTACATTGAAGCTAACGCACCAAAAGGCTCAGAGAAAGAGCCCGATGAAGGTCAGGTGGAAGTTACGGTTAGCCCGCGCATTAAGTCAGTATTAGAAAATGCCTTTCAGACTGCCCGCGAATTAGGACACGGTTATATAGGACCCGAGCATTTATTGATTGCCCTGGCTGAAGAAGACGAGGGAATGGCTGGCGATGTGCTGCGTAAATACGGCTTGACGTCCCAGGCGTTACGACAAAAGACCGTTAAGGTCGTTGGTAAGGGTGCTAAAGAAGGCCGTGTGGAGTCTAAATCAACCACGCCGCAACTGGATAAGTATTCACGAGACCTTAGCGAATTGGCCAGGAGTGGCAAGCTGGACCCTGTTATTGGCCGAGCCAAAGAAATTGAGACTACCATAGAGATACTGGCTCGTCGCACCAAAAACAATCCAGTCCTGATTGGAGAACCTGGTGTTGGTAAAACGGCCATAGTTGAGGGTTTGGCTCAACGTATCCATAACGGCAAAGTACCTGAGGTCCTAAAAGACAAGCGAGTAGTTGAGGTGAATCTGAATGCTATGGTGGCTGGTAGTAAGTACCGTGGCGAGTTTGAGGAGCGCATCAAGGCCGTAGTTGATGAAATCGTGGAACATAAGGACGAGCTGATTGTCTTTGTAGACGAATTGCATACCATTGTAGGGGCTGGCCAGGGCGGCGGCGAAGGCGGCCTGGATGTTTCCAACGTTTTAAAACCTGCTCTGGCGCGGGGTGAGCTGCATCTTATCGGTGCTACCACCTTGAATGAGTACCAGAAATATATTGAGAAAGATGCAGCGCTGGAGCGGCGTTTCCAGCCTGTCTTTGTGCCCGAACCAACGGTTGAGCAGACCATAGAGATTTTACGAGGCTTACGTGACAAGTATGAGGCTCACCACAAGATAAAGATTAGCGATGAGGCGATTGTAGCAGCTGCAGAGTTATCTGACCGCTATGTAAGCAACAGGTTTCTGCCCGATAAGGCGATTGACCTCATAGACCAAGCAGCTTCCCGTGTCCGCATCGGCGCAGACACCTACTCGCAAGATATTAAGGAGAAAGAAGCTGATATTGCCAAACTAAAGCGTGAGCAAGAGTATGCTACTACTCATAAGCAGTTTGAAGAAGCTAAAAACCTTGAACAGCAAATTAAAGGTAAATCATCTGAGAAAGATAAGCTAACTCAAGAATGGCGGCAAAAGAAAGGTGTCACATCACGAGAGGTGCTGGTTGAACACGTCGCCCAAATTGTAGCTAACATTACAGGTATACCCGTCAGCGAGCTAACTCAAGAAGAAAAAGAAAAGCTACTAAAGATGGAGGAGCGTCTACACGAGCGGGTTATCGGTCAAGAAGAAGCTATTACTGCCGTCTCTAACGCTGTACGGCTTAACCGCGCAGGTTTAAGCGAAGGCAGTAAGCCGATTGCGACGTTCCTGTTCCTTGGTCCATCTGGCGTCGGTAAGACCGAATTGGCTAAGGCTCTAGCCTGGGTGGTCTTTGGTGATGAAGATGCTGTTACACGCATTGATATGAGCGAATATATGGAGCGCCACAGTGTTGCTAGATTAATTGGTTCTCCGCCCGGTTATGTAGGTTACGACGAAGGCGGGCAATTAACTGAAAGGGTACGGCGACGCCCATACAGCGTGTTATTGTTGGACGAGATTGAAAAAGCTCACCCCGATGTCTACAACGTGTTATTGCAGGTCTTTGATGATGGTCGTCTGACAGACGGCAAAAGCCGTGTCGTAGACTTTACTAATACGCTGATTATTGCAACTTCTAACCTTGGCTCAGACCTGATACAGAACAACCTTAAAAACGGCAAAAACATAAAGTCTTACGACAAGTTAAAAGACGACTTGATGGATGTGCTGCGTGGTCATTTCAGACCAGAATTCATAAATCGTATTGATGAGGTAATTGTTTTCCACTCATTAACGAAAGAACAGATCAAGCTGATAGTAGAACTGCAACTTGAGCGGGTTAAAAGAACCGCTCGCGGCCAGGGTATTGAACTTTCATTTGATGCATCACTGGTTGATTACCTGGCAGACGCTGGCTACCAGCCTGAATACGGCGCTCGTGAGCTGAAACGGCGCATTAAGACTGATGTGGAGAACAAGCTGGCTACTGAAATACTAGGCGGTAAGGTTAGCGAAGGCTCAACTGTCACGTTTGCTTACGACAGCAAAGAGGGAGTGAGTCTGCGACCAGCTAAATCTTCAAAGGAAAAGAAAGCAGTAAAAGGTAAGTAA
- a CDS encoding DUF2075 domain-containing protein has translation MGSTSSGFAVELEQNNAWRDEITILKSVIPDNLQSSVFMEFDIPRMGHRIDALLLGPNFPYVLVLEFKVGATHFNKADINQVYDYALELKNFHKGSHDARVIPILIATNASDTAINLKYSDDGVAEPACVNLNGLRTLVHSLNLHGFIDADEWERAPYQPTPTIIEAARALYGNQRVRDITRSEGGSRNIEVTSGMVSDIIADSMNNSKKTIIFVTGVPGAGKTLVGLNIANQKRSEDKLDHAVFLSGNGPLVEVLQEALARDEVSRGGESGRRVTKSDAKIRTKAFIQNIHHFRDQALIDNNPPSEHVVIFDEAQRAWDKPSTVDFMKRKKGHAGFEWSESEYLISYMDRHRDWAVIVCLVGGGQEINKGEAGIAEWIESVKRSYPDWHVAISDRLQDSEYALPESVDEWLDGSPMVAKTTELHLAVSMRSFRAEKVSNFVKSLLDLDKAAARGLQAELSSKYPIYVTRDLAAAKSWVRSRARGTERYGMVASSKAMRLKPFAIDVASDAKPIHYFLDSEEDVRSSYFLEAVATEFQVQGLELDWALVGWDADLRLQQGEWSYHDFRGKKWQNVNKPINREYLKNAYRVLLTRARQGMVIFVPHGNYPPDTSRQSDFYDETFEYLRSIGLSEIETSNIDLGY, from the coding sequence ATGGGCAGTACATCCTCTGGCTTTGCCGTCGAGCTTGAACAGAACAATGCCTGGCGCGACGAGATAACTATACTAAAGAGTGTGATACCTGATAACCTGCAAAGTTCCGTATTTATGGAGTTTGACATCCCGCGCATGGGACATAGGATTGACGCACTACTGCTAGGACCGAATTTTCCATATGTACTGGTGCTGGAGTTTAAGGTTGGGGCCACCCATTTCAACAAGGCCGATATAAACCAGGTCTACGATTACGCCCTGGAGCTCAAAAATTTTCATAAGGGCAGCCACGATGCCCGCGTTATACCGATTTTGATTGCGACTAATGCGAGTGATACCGCAATAAATCTGAAGTACTCTGATGACGGCGTCGCGGAACCGGCATGCGTCAATCTGAACGGCCTGCGGACACTCGTACATTCTCTCAACCTGCATGGCTTTATAGATGCCGACGAATGGGAGCGTGCACCGTATCAACCAACGCCAACGATTATCGAAGCGGCCCGGGCGCTGTATGGCAACCAGCGCGTGCGCGACATTACGCGTAGTGAGGGCGGCTCCCGCAACATCGAAGTCACGTCTGGCATGGTAAGTGACATCATTGCCGACTCAATGAACAACAGTAAAAAGACTATCATTTTTGTTACTGGCGTACCGGGAGCGGGCAAGACGCTCGTCGGGCTGAACATTGCCAACCAGAAGCGCAGCGAGGACAAGCTGGACCATGCGGTATTTTTGTCAGGCAACGGTCCGCTGGTAGAAGTTTTGCAAGAAGCCCTGGCTCGTGATGAAGTGTCGCGAGGCGGGGAGTCGGGGCGCCGGGTCACCAAATCAGACGCAAAAATCAGAACCAAAGCCTTCATCCAGAACATACACCATTTTCGGGACCAGGCGCTCATCGATAACAATCCGCCGTCTGAACATGTGGTGATATTTGACGAAGCCCAACGCGCGTGGGACAAGCCTAGCACTGTAGATTTTATGAAACGCAAGAAAGGCCACGCAGGGTTTGAGTGGTCCGAGTCTGAATATCTTATTTCGTATATGGACAGGCATAGGGACTGGGCTGTGATTGTCTGCCTGGTGGGCGGCGGACAAGAAATTAATAAGGGCGAGGCCGGTATCGCGGAATGGATTGAGTCGGTCAAACGCAGTTACCCGGATTGGCATGTGGCCATATCCGACAGGCTGCAGGATTCGGAATATGCGCTGCCGGAGTCTGTTGACGAGTGGCTGGACGGTTCACCCATGGTTGCAAAAACCACCGAGCTCCACCTGGCGGTTTCCATGCGCTCGTTCAGGGCGGAGAAGGTGTCGAACTTTGTAAAGTCTTTGCTGGATTTAGACAAAGCGGCCGCTCGTGGTTTGCAAGCTGAGCTGTCTAGCAAATACCCAATCTATGTCACGCGTGACCTGGCCGCAGCAAAGTCGTGGGTGCGTTCTCGGGCAAGAGGTACTGAGCGCTATGGCATGGTTGCTTCATCAAAAGCCATGCGCCTTAAGCCATTTGCCATTGATGTGGCGTCAGATGCCAAGCCGATTCACTATTTTCTGGATTCCGAAGAAGACGTCAGGTCGTCCTACTTCCTAGAGGCGGTTGCTACCGAATTCCAAGTACAGGGTCTTGAGCTCGACTGGGCACTGGTTGGCTGGGACGCCGATCTGCGGCTGCAGCAAGGCGAGTGGTCTTACCATGATTTTCGCGGGAAAAAGTGGCAAAACGTCAACAAACCGATCAACCGAGAGTATCTGAAGAATGCGTATAGGGTGCTGCTGACCAGAGCCAGGCAAGGTATGGTAATATTTGTACCCCATGGCAACTATCCACCGGACACTTCGCGTCAGTCTGATTTTTATGACGAAACTTTCGAGTATTTGCGTAGCATAGGTCTGTCTGAAATCGAAACAAGCAACATTGACCTGGGATATTAG